A region of Thermobifida halotolerans DNA encodes the following proteins:
- a CDS encoding glycosyltransferase family 2 protein: MRETSPGPQTAAPRVTIVLPCYNEQDHVVAEVERICAAMDASGHSYELLAFDDASTDNTLVRLRAAAPRFPHLRVTAFATNGGSGTVRRIGTQRARGEIVVWTDADMSYPNERIPELVAILLKDDSIDQVVGARDQERGSHRFLRVPTKWLIRKLAERLTNTRIPDLNSGMRAFRREVALPYLRLLPPGFSCVTTITLAFLSNQHAVHYEPISYARRAGHSKFHLVRDVYRYILQVLRMVMYFNPLKVLMPPALWLLGIGVLKVVYDVVTDPVYIRNNTIMLLMTGLMIASMALLADLIVRSRGGS, encoded by the coding sequence GTGAGAGAGACCAGCCCCGGTCCCCAGACCGCCGCCCCCCGCGTCACGATCGTGCTCCCCTGCTACAACGAGCAGGACCACGTGGTCGCCGAGGTCGAGCGGATCTGCGCGGCGATGGACGCCAGCGGCCACTCCTACGAACTGCTGGCCTTCGACGACGCCTCCACCGACAACACCCTCGTCCGCCTGCGCGCCGCCGCCCCCCGCTTCCCGCACCTGAGGGTCACCGCCTTCGCCACCAACGGCGGATCGGGCACGGTGCGCCGGATCGGCACCCAGCGGGCGCGCGGCGAGATCGTGGTGTGGACCGACGCGGACATGTCCTACCCCAACGAGCGCATCCCCGAACTGGTGGCGATCCTGCTCAAGGACGACAGCATCGACCAGGTGGTGGGCGCGCGCGACCAGGAGAGGGGCAGCCACCGGTTCCTGCGCGTGCCCACCAAGTGGCTGATCCGCAAACTCGCCGAACGGCTCACCAACACGCGCATCCCCGACCTGAACTCGGGAATGCGCGCGTTCCGCCGCGAGGTGGCACTGCCCTACCTGCGGCTGCTGCCGCCCGGCTTCTCCTGCGTCACCACGATCACCCTGGCCTTCCTGTCCAACCAGCACGCCGTCCACTACGAGCCGATCAGCTACGCCAGGCGGGCCGGACACTCCAAGTTCCACCTCGTGCGCGACGTCTACCGCTACATCCTCCAGGTGCTGCGCATGGTCATGTACTTCAACCCGCTCAAGGTGCTCATGCCGCCCGCGCTGTGGCTGCTCGGCATCGGCGTGCTCAAGGTGGTCTACGACGTCGTCACCGATCCGGTCTACATCCGCAACAACACGAT